The genomic segment GCTGCCAGCAAGCTCATCTGACCAGGGAACATAGGAATGCAACACCTTAGACTGCATCATCATCGGCTCTGGCAACGAGTCCTCCAATCCCGATACTTGAATCTGGCCACTTCCTAATTTCCTTTCTAGACCCACGAGATCGAGTTTGTGATGCATCAGCGCTACCGCATCGCCTCCACGTCAATTGGAGTACGAAGAGGCGATGCGGATTTTCGCGGTAGATCGGTGAGACAGAGCCCTCAGTGACTGATCAGGCCTGCAAGGTAGCCGTTGGGGTCGAGCACGAACTTTTTCGCCACGCCCTTGTCGAAATCAGCGTATCCCTTTGGCGCGTCATCGAGAGGGATGACCGTTGCGTTCACGGCCTTGGCGATGTGGGCTCGATCGTGGAGGATCGACATCATGAGCCCACGGTGGTATTTCATCACCGGGCACTGGCCCGTGGTGAACGCGAGAGACTTGGCCCAACCAAGACCAAGACGTACCCGCAAAGAGCCAATCTTCGCTTCCTCGTCTATCCCACCGGGGTCACCAGTCACGTACAGGCCGGGGATCCCAAGGCTTCCCCCGGGAGAAGTGACGGTCATGATGTCGTTCAGGACTGTCGCTGGCGCCTCGCCAGCGCCTGCTCCGTGCCCCCTGGCCTCGAAGCCAACACAGTCCACTGCTGCGTCCACTTGCGGCTCACCGATGATCTCGGCGATCATGTCCGTGAGGGGGGCATCTGTGCGCAGATCGACCGTTTCGCACCCAAAGCTGCGCGCCTGGGCGAGACGGTCAGGGTTCATGTCGCCCACAATCACGACCGCGGCCCCCAAAAGCAGTGCCGAGTACGCACAGGCAAGGCCTACCGGACCAGCACCTGCTACGTAGACGGTCGAACCGGTCGTGACACCAGCCGTGTAGGCACCGTGATAGCCCGTAGGAAATATGTCTGAGAGCATCGTGAGGTCCAGGATCTTCTCCATCGCCTGGTCCTTGTCGGGGAACTTGAGAAGGTTCCAGTCAGCGTAGGGCACCATCACGTACTGAGCCTGACCTCCGACCCAACCGCCCATATCCACATATCCGTATGCCGCCCCGTAACCATCAGGGTTGACATTGAGACAGACACCGGTCTTACGCTCTTTGCAGTTCTTGCAGCGACCACAGGCGATGTTGAAGGGCGTGGAAACGAGGTCACCCACCTTGATGAACTCGACTCCAGGTCCGGCTTCCACGACCTCACCCGTGATCTCATGCCCGAGAACTAAACCAGAAGGCGCGGTAGTGCGGCCACGCACCATGTGTTGGTCGCTGCCGCAAATGTTGGTGGCCACCACTTTCAGGATAACCCCATGGGGGCACTGACGCCCCACATTGCTGGGGCTCACGCCAGGCCCATCACGCAATTCGAGCTTCGGATAGTCGATATTCTGGACCTCTACGTGACGCGGTCCTATGTAGGCGACCGCTTTGTTTCCCGGCATTGTTACTCCTTTCCCTTCATGAAGCCCCCTCCCTCCAAGAAGCCCTCTCTCGCTATGAAGTTTTTTGACATTGATGCACTAACGCTCGGATACGATTGTCTATCAAAATCATCTATCCAGTTTTTATATTGAATTCATCTCTTTATGAGATTTATTTTATTGTATCATTTTCAGAGCCATTGTCAAGGGTTATAGATAAGAAATATCACCGAGACAGCGACGGACTTGTTGTCAGCATCGGTCAGGATCTCTGCGTGCCCGGCCGAATCGCAGGCTAGATCCTGATGCTGCCAGCGCACCTGTGAGATCTCTCAGCTGGGACTAGGACATCGAGATAAGCGACCCGAGCCAAGTTCAGGCTGAAGCGTCGCTCTGCCCTCAACACGCATCCCCGAAAGACCCTCGACTGGTACACCTCCACGAAGGCCCTTCTTCAATCAGATGAAGGAGGCGGTGTTGCTTGGAGTGGTTGAACCCAGGATGACGACCACTGTGGTGCTGGCAAGCGTGAACCAACCGTGCCCCGGCCACTCCACATCGACGCCAGCAGGGATCGCCGTCCGCGGACCGGACCACGTTGTTGGCGTGGGTTGTTGGCGTGGCCTACCTCGCTGTGCTTGTCCATCAATCACCACGCTAAGTCTCAGTCCCTCCGCTTAGTCGTCATCGGTTGGACGTGGTGGTGAGTTGGCTTGGCATCGCTCAGTACGACGCCGAGGAATCCTTGTGCTGCTGCTCGTTTCGCCGCAACTCTTTTCGCTGCACTTTTCCAGTGGTAGTCATCGGGAGCTTTGTGACGAACTCGATCTGGCGGGGATACTCGTAGGCCGCCAGTCGGGTCCGGACATGCTGTTGGATATCCCGTTCCAGTTCCGGCGAGGCCTGAACACCCTCTCGGAGCTGGATGAATGCTTTGACAACCTCACCGCGGAGAGGGTCAGGCACACCAATGACGGCAGCCATCGCCACCGCTGGATGTCCAATGAGGCAGTCCTCGATCTCCGTGGGGCCAATGCGATACCCAGCGGAGTTGATCACATCGTCAAGACGCCCAGCGAAAAACAGGTAGCCGTCCTCTGCAACCCTGCCTAAGTCACCAGTATGTAGCCACCCATCGCGAACCTTGGTCGCCGTCTCCTCAGGATGGTGCCAGTAACCGAGGAAGGCGACTGGGTCTGGCAGCTGCAGGACGATCTCACCCATCTCACCGGGGGGCAGTGGTGCGCCGTCCTCGTCAAACACGGCAATGTGGTGCCCGGGATAGGGCCGGCCCATCGACCCAGGTCGGATGGGCCAGTTGATACTCGAATTGCCGATCAAGTAGTTGGCTTCGGTCTGGCCGTAAATCTCGTTCACGTGGACACCGAGATGCTCAGCCGCCCACTGCAACATCTCGCTACCCAGTGCCTCGCCACCGCTCATCACGCTTCGCAATCGCCCCGGCAGATGGACCTCAGAATCCCGAAACAGCTTGAGGGCAGTGGGGGGAAGAAAGCAGTTGCGCACCTGCTCGTCTACGATGACCCGAGCAGCCCACTCTGGGTCAAACGGACCCTCACGGCGGCTGCATACCACACAGACTCCGTGATACCAGCTAGGCATAAGGGCGTCCATGAGCCCACCGATCCAGGCCCAGTCAGCCGGAGTCCAGAATCGGTCACCTGGCTGGGGAAATCCGTTGTGCGACAGCTCAAAACCTGGGAGATGCCCGAGCAAAACTCGGTGACCGTGTTGTGCACCTTTGGGACGTCCGGTTGTGCCCGAGGTGTAGATGATGAGCGCTGGCGTGTCGGGGCTCGTCTGCGCGCTGGCAAAGTCGACTCGACCCCCGTTCACCAGGTCATTAAAGCGCCGGA from the Ferrimicrobium sp. genome contains:
- the fdhA gene encoding formaldehyde dehydrogenase, glutathione-independent; this translates as MPGNKAVAYIGPRHVEVQNIDYPKLELRDGPGVSPSNVGRQCPHGVILKVVATNICGSDQHMVRGRTTAPSGLVLGHEITGEVVEAGPGVEFIKVGDLVSTPFNIACGRCKNCKERKTGVCLNVNPDGYGAAYGYVDMGGWVGGQAQYVMVPYADWNLLKFPDKDQAMEKILDLTMLSDIFPTGYHGAYTAGVTTGSTVYVAGAGPVGLACAYSALLLGAAVVIVGDMNPDRLAQARSFGCETVDLRTDAPLTDMIAEIIGEPQVDAAVDCVGFEARGHGAGAGEAPATVLNDIMTVTSPGGSLGIPGLYVTGDPGGIDEEAKIGSLRVRLGLGWAKSLAFTTGQCPVMKYHRGLMMSILHDRAHIAKAVNATVIPLDDAPKGYADFDKGVAKKFVLDPNGYLAGLISH
- a CDS encoding AMP-binding protein is translated as MSFEDNDVVDRYQELYDRFQWTLPTKLNLGWWCADRHPARALAMVELGSDGTRREHTFGELSTTSSRLAAGLAELGVNVGDRIAILLPQRFETGVAHLAAYKLGAMAVPLSVLFGPEALGHRLQDAQPTVMITDGDHADLALACLEGMSATVVLVDGPVAGPLRRFNDLVNGGRVDFASAQTSPDTPALIIYTSGTTGRPKGAQHGHRVLLGHLPGFELSHNGFPQPGDRFWTPADWAWIGGLMDALMPSWYHGVCVVCSRREGPFDPEWAARVIVDEQVRNCFLPPTALKLFRDSEVHLPGRLRSVMSGGEALGSEMLQWAAEHLGVHVNEIYGQTEANYLIGNSSINWPIRPGSMGRPYPGHHIAVFDEDGAPLPPGEMGEIVLQLPDPVAFLGYWHHPEETATKVRDGWLHTGDLGRVAEDGYLFFAGRLDDVINSAGYRIGPTEIEDCLIGHPAVAMAAVIGVPDPLRGEVVKAFIQLREGVQASPELERDIQQHVRTRLAAYEYPRQIEFVTKLPMTTTGKVQRKELRRNEQQHKDSSASY